In a single window of the Dinghuibacter silviterrae genome:
- a CDS encoding NAD(P)H-hydrate dehydratase: MKVYTGQQIRAWDAYTIAHEPISSLQLMERAAVACCHWITTNYALKGKVYYIFCAKGNNGGDGLALARLLLERHIPTQVFILEFGNKGTEDFQANLSALHALTQNIMYIQGEDAFPTLPAGAVIVDALLGSGLNRPLEGLTAALVRFLNGSGLPILAIDLPTGLRTDEPSTEGPSATGTGAQGASTPGAGAPDGGAVVIRAAHTLTLGAWKLGLLLAENAPFFGEVHLLPIGLHPGYEAESRLEVVEPAVVAKWYRPRPSFGHKGTFGHALLVAGGEGKMGACILSARACLHSGVGLTTVFVPHAQVPIVQTAVPEAMALADLARIDPASYKALGIGPGMGTDKKALDLLERLLVMARSTPLVLDADALTLLGNHPHSWKDVPEGAILTPHPKEFERLFGPVATDFERLQMALEQAVRRQCVIVLKGHRTLVAGPDGSGYFNTTGNAGMATGGSGDVLTGILTSLLAQGYPSFQAAVLGVYLHGLAGDLALDEQSMESLTASGIVDSLGKAFKHLGSGHI, translated from the coding sequence ATGAAAGTCTACACCGGCCAGCAGATCCGGGCGTGGGACGCCTATACGATTGCCCACGAGCCCATTTCTTCCCTCCAGCTCATGGAACGGGCCGCGGTGGCCTGTTGCCACTGGATCACGACCAACTACGCCCTCAAAGGGAAGGTCTATTATATCTTTTGCGCCAAGGGCAACAACGGGGGGGACGGTCTGGCCCTGGCCCGGCTCCTGCTGGAACGGCACATCCCCACACAGGTATTCATCCTGGAGTTCGGGAACAAGGGGACCGAGGACTTCCAGGCGAACCTGTCCGCGTTGCACGCGCTGACCCAGAACATCATGTATATCCAGGGCGAGGACGCCTTCCCTACCCTCCCGGCGGGCGCGGTCATCGTGGATGCCCTGCTGGGTTCGGGTCTGAACCGGCCCCTGGAGGGGCTGACGGCTGCTTTGGTGCGTTTCCTGAACGGCAGCGGTCTGCCCATCCTGGCGATTGATCTGCCGACGGGTTTGCGGACGGACGAACCCAGCACGGAGGGCCCGTCGGCAACAGGCACCGGGGCACAAGGCGCCAGCACACCGGGTGCCGGGGCGCCGGACGGCGGAGCCGTCGTGATCCGCGCCGCCCATACGCTGACGCTGGGCGCCTGGAAGCTGGGGCTGCTCCTGGCGGAAAACGCACCCTTTTTCGGGGAAGTGCACCTCCTGCCCATCGGGCTGCACCCGGGTTACGAGGCGGAGTCGCGGCTGGAAGTGGTGGAGCCCGCCGTGGTGGCAAAATGGTACCGGCCGCGGCCCTCCTTCGGACACAAGGGTACCTTCGGACACGCCCTGCTGGTCGCGGGAGGTGAGGGCAAAATGGGAGCCTGTATCTTAAGCGCCCGGGCTTGTCTCCACAGCGGCGTGGGCCTGACGACGGTTTTTGTCCCGCATGCCCAGGTGCCCATCGTTCAGACGGCGGTACCCGAAGCCATGGCCCTGGCAGACCTGGCCCGCATAGACCCTGCGTCTTATAAAGCCTTGGGGATAGGCCCGGGCATGGGGACGGACAAAAAGGCCCTGGACCTCCTGGAGCGGTTGCTGGTCATGGCGCGCTCGACGCCGCTTGTCCTGGACGCCGACGCCCTGACCCTGTTGGGAAATCATCCTCATTCATGGAAGGATGTTCCGGAAGGGGCCATACTGACGCCCCACCCCAAGGAATTCGAGCGGCTATTCGGCCCCGTCGCCACCGACTTCGAGCGGCTCCAGATGGCCCTGGAGCAGGCGGTAAGGCGCCAATGCGTCATCGTCCTCAAGGGACACCGCACCCTGGTCGCCGGCCCGGACGGATCCGGGTATTTCAATACAACGGGCAATGCCGGTATGGCCACCGGCGGGAGCGGCGACGTCCTTACGGGCATCCTTACCAGCCTTTTAGCCCAGGGCTATCCCAGCTTCCAGGCCGCCGTTTTGGGCGTTTACCTGCACGGTCTGGCGGGGGACCTGGCGCTGGACGAGCAGTCCATGGAAAGTTTGACGGCCTCCGGGATCGTGGATAGCTTGGGGAAAGCCTTTAAACATTTGGGTTCTGGACATATATAA
- a CDS encoding OstA-like protein: MKSGILFIILTLLGVAVFAQQKPAGAPVAPAPDTGTRIVIIIHTDQLEQITRDTVQLEKLIGHDTLREGNTKLYADSMYFNQRANEVEAFGAVHINDNDSINIYSRYLKYYATPKKALLRRDVRMTDGKNVLTTDSLDYDLPTHVGTYIKGGKVVNGTTVVTSINGLYNGNTKDVTFIKNVHLVDPAYKITNDSLTYNMETKVASWEVPTVIVDSTGTIHTKSGYYDLKKNLFYSTKRPVIVDSAGSVTADQLAYDRASGNGEARGNVVYKDTSSNTMLANHVFFNRARKNVLATEKPVLIVLQGKDTTYIAADTFYSGLVRHLRVFRRHLNALGDTSLFPPGSDSSYHPRKKDTSAQLAYEEPTDSLPPGKDSTLRFMMGFHHVRVFSDSLQAKSDSLFYSDVDSVFQFFTKPVVWANKSQITADTMYLYTKHQSPSRLFAFNNGFIIQKVAKDFYNQIQSRTINGYFKDGAIDYMRSKGNAHSIYFAQNDSLQFLGLSLDEADAIDMYFEKRELDHVVYRNGVKGTTIPMGQIQIEQTRLPGFRWLEALRPKSKEELFQ; this comes from the coding sequence ATGAAAAGCGGCATTTTATTTATTATACTGACCCTGTTGGGGGTCGCTGTTTTTGCGCAGCAGAAGCCCGCGGGAGCACCCGTGGCGCCCGCTCCGGATACGGGCACGCGTATCGTCATTATCATCCACACCGACCAGCTCGAACAGATCACCCGGGACACGGTGCAGTTGGAAAAGCTGATCGGCCATGACACGCTCCGGGAGGGGAATACAAAGCTGTACGCGGACAGCATGTATTTCAATCAGCGGGCCAACGAGGTCGAGGCCTTTGGCGCGGTCCACATCAACGACAACGACTCCATCAATATCTATTCGCGCTATCTGAAATATTACGCGACGCCGAAAAAGGCCCTGTTGCGAAGGGATGTGCGGATGACGGATGGGAAAAATGTATTGACCACGGATTCCCTGGACTATGACCTCCCGACCCACGTCGGCACCTACATCAAAGGAGGAAAGGTGGTGAATGGCACGACCGTCGTCACCAGCATCAACGGTCTTTATAACGGGAACACCAAGGATGTGACCTTTATAAAGAACGTCCACCTGGTGGACCCCGCCTATAAGATTACGAACGACAGCCTGACCTATAATATGGAGACGAAGGTGGCCAGTTGGGAGGTCCCGACGGTCATCGTCGATTCTACCGGTACGATCCACACGAAAAGCGGGTATTACGACCTGAAGAAAAACCTGTTTTACTCCACGAAGCGGCCCGTGATCGTCGACAGCGCCGGAAGCGTCACCGCGGACCAACTGGCTTACGACAGGGCGAGCGGGAACGGGGAAGCCCGGGGGAACGTCGTCTACAAGGACACCTCGTCAAATACGATGCTGGCAAACCATGTCTTTTTCAACCGCGCCCGGAAAAACGTGCTGGCCACGGAAAAACCGGTGCTCATCGTGCTCCAGGGCAAAGACACGACGTATATCGCGGCGGACACCTTTTATTCGGGTTTGGTCAGACACCTGAGGGTTTTCCGCAGACACCTCAACGCGCTGGGGGACACGAGCCTTTTCCCTCCGGGATCGGATTCGTCCTATCATCCCAGGAAGAAGGACACCTCGGCCCAACTGGCGTACGAGGAACCCACGGACAGTCTGCCGCCCGGCAAGGACAGCACGCTTCGCTTCATGATGGGTTTCCACCACGTGCGCGTTTTTTCGGATTCGCTCCAGGCGAAGTCGGACAGCCTTTTTTACTCGGACGTGGATTCGGTATTCCAGTTTTTTACCAAACCCGTGGTGTGGGCCAACAAAAGCCAGATCACAGCGGATACGATGTACCTGTATACCAAACACCAGTCCCCGTCGCGTCTGTTTGCGTTTAACAACGGGTTTATCATCCAGAAGGTGGCCAAGGATTTTTACAACCAGATCCAAAGCCGGACGATCAACGGCTATTTCAAGGACGGGGCGATCGATTATATGCGGTCGAAAGGGAATGCGCACAGCATTTATTTTGCGCAAAACGACAGCCTGCAGTTCCTGGGATTGAGCCTGGACGAGGCGGACGCGATCGACATGTATTTTGAAAAACGGGAGCTGGACCATGTCGTGTATAGAAATGGGGTGAAAGGGACGACCATCCCGATGGGGCAGATCCAGATCGAACAAACCCGTTTGCCGGGCTTCCGCTGGCTGGAAGCGCTCCGGCCCAAATCGAAGGAAGAGCTTTTCCAATAA
- a CDS encoding MlaD family protein, producing the protein MKISNETKVGALAAVAITLLILGFNFLKGRNLFSNAHRIYAKYANVSGLGTSNPVMINGLQVGTVYDIKPLDKNVDTILVTLNLTRDINIPDNSVAAIATPLLGTPEVDLRIGNSTRLIQVGDTIQSQAALGLMDNALKTVDPVLTQVGLVLHSVDSVLNKFSDILDPRTKGNLRDMIASFSKDASALTVTLNRVNGLLDKENGSLSKTMDNLDSFTGNLAKNNDALTGTLQNLKKTTDQLADGNLGKTLEQLKTSTAQLQDILTKVNNGSGSVGALLNDKTLYNKLNSTVRSINTLVDDLKLHPKRYVNITVFGKKDRSTPLKAPLSEDSTQH; encoded by the coding sequence ATGAAGATATCTAATGAAACAAAGGTAGGCGCCCTGGCGGCGGTTGCCATCACGTTGCTGATCCTTGGCTTCAACTTCCTGAAGGGCCGCAATTTGTTCTCCAATGCGCACCGGATTTACGCGAAATACGCCAACGTATCCGGCCTGGGGACGTCCAACCCGGTCATGATCAACGGGCTCCAGGTGGGCACTGTATACGACATCAAACCGCTGGATAAGAACGTCGACACCATCCTGGTCACCCTTAACCTGACCAGGGACATCAATATTCCTGACAATTCGGTCGCGGCTATCGCCACCCCGCTCCTGGGAACCCCGGAAGTGGACCTCAGGATCGGGAATTCCACCCGCCTGATCCAGGTGGGGGATACGATCCAAAGCCAGGCCGCCCTCGGCCTGATGGACAACGCCCTGAAAACGGTGGACCCGGTACTGACGCAGGTGGGTCTGGTCCTGCATTCGGTGGATTCTGTCCTGAATAAGTTCTCGGACATCCTCGACCCCAGGACCAAGGGTAACCTTCGCGACATGATCGCCTCCTTTAGCAAGGACGCCAGCGCCCTAACGGTCACCCTTAACCGGGTCAACGGCCTGCTCGACAAGGAGAACGGCTCCCTGTCCAAGACCATGGACAACCTCGATTCCTTTACGGGGAACCTGGCCAAAAACAACGACGCCCTGACGGGGACGCTTCAGAACCTCAAAAAAACGACCGACCAGTTGGCGGACGGTAACCTGGGAAAGACCCTGGAACAGTTGAAAACGAGCACCGCCCAGTTGCAGGACATCCTGACCAAAGTCAACAACGGCAGCGGTTCGGTAGGGGCGCTCTTAAACGACAAAACCCTGTATAATAAGTTAAATTCGACGGTGCGGAGCATCAATACATTGGTGGATGACTTAAAATTGCACCCGAAGCGTTATGTCAACATCACCGTTTTTGGTAAAAAAGACCGGTCTACGCCCCTGAAGGCACCGTTGAGCGAGGACAGCACGCAGCACTAA
- a CDS encoding N-acetylmuramoyl-L-alanine amidase family protein, producing MKRQSIGILTGCVLLLFVTVCSFYRGPVKKGPFQLHKGINTIIVDAGHGGRDNGASGSYSKEKDLTLQIAMKLGRTLHETLPGVRIVMTRTTDVYQPVGEKAQIANDNHGDLFLCIHCDYMDLVKRRFEGYRRVAYYTGKGSARKRHIRKIPIYHKYFVADPEPVGTATFIFTARKAEDKVKAALEGLADRDTTTAEGEMESDSTDSENTLPDSPEATIEAMLWSKSYFQKSYKLAGMIEDEFGDRSLGVKQRYTGIRVLESTNMPSVLVETGFLSNKGDEDFLNSDSGQQEIADAITRAVVKYKAQAEGKTVAEITDSTRRK from the coding sequence ATGAAGCGACAATCCATAGGCATTCTGACTGGCTGTGTCCTGCTCCTGTTCGTGACTGTATGTTCGTTTTACCGTGGCCCCGTGAAAAAGGGTCCGTTCCAACTACACAAAGGGATCAATACCATCATCGTTGACGCAGGCCACGGGGGGCGCGACAATGGGGCATCCGGCTCCTATTCCAAGGAAAAGGACCTGACCCTGCAGATCGCCATGAAATTGGGGAGAACCTTGCACGAAACCCTGCCGGGCGTACGCATCGTGATGACCCGCACGACGGACGTTTACCAGCCCGTAGGAGAAAAAGCACAGATCGCCAATGATAACCATGGGGACCTTTTTCTTTGCATCCACTGCGACTATATGGACCTGGTCAAGCGGCGCTTCGAAGGATACCGCAGAGTCGCGTACTATACGGGCAAGGGCAGCGCCCGCAAACGCCACATACGCAAGATCCCCATCTATCACAAATACTTTGTCGCAGACCCGGAGCCTGTCGGTACGGCTACCTTTATCTTCACGGCCAGGAAGGCAGAAGACAAAGTAAAAGCGGCGCTGGAAGGCCTGGCCGACAGGGATACCACCACCGCCGAGGGCGAAATGGAGTCGGATTCCACGGACTCGGAAAACACCCTGCCCGACTCGCCGGAAGCCACGATAGAAGCCATGCTTTGGTCCAAGAGCTATTTCCAGAAAAGCTATAAACTGGCGGGCATGATCGAGGACGAGTTTGGGGACCGGAGCCTGGGTGTAAAGCAACGCTATACGGGTATCCGGGTCCTTGAATCCACGAACATGCCGAGCGTCCTGGTGGAAACGGGTTTCCTTTCCAATAAAGGGGACGAGGATTTCCTGAACAGCGACAGCGGCCAGCAGGAGATCGCCGACGCGATTACCCGGGCGGTGGTCAAATACAAGGCACAGGCGGAAGGCAAGACGGTGGCGGAAATCACCGATTCTACGCGGCGGAAATGA